GTGGCTTAAATAGCCCAAGTCTGGAGAGCCTAAGAGCTTTGTAAATAGTGGGGCGACTGACATTGAATCTTTGCGCAAGATAAGTAACAGTCACTTTTTCTTTGGTATAAAGACGCTAAATCTCTTCACGATGATAAGGCGTTAATCTGGTATTTTTATGCATATTCATAACAGTATTTTCTCCGAATACTGTAAACAACGCTAGTAAATCCTACACTTTAATGTTGCAAACATATTCTCCACGACACGCCGCGCTTTACAAATATGCCAGTCCATATGGCTATTGTCTTTTAAACTATTCTTTTTATTAGGAATGTTTGGATGAACTTCGTTTTTTAATAAACTCATTTTAAAATCTTCCGAGATATATCCTCGATCAGCATTGAGGATTTTTGTCTCCTTTAACTCAACTTCTTTAATCAGTTCAGGAGCTACTTTAACATCATGAGTTGCTCCATCGCTTACTAAAAAATCCAAAGGATTTCCATGAGTATCGACGATCAGATGAATTTTGGTGCTATTACCGCCGGCACTTTTGGCGATCGCCTCTGACTTAGGATTCCCTATCCCGACACTACTTTGATGCGCTCGAATATGAGTTCCATCAATAGATAGCCACTCCATATCAGGATCTTTAATAAGCTGTTTAAAAAGTTTGGTGAATTTATCCAATTTTGTCCATCTTCTAAAAGCTTTAAAAACGGTATTATATTTTCCAAAGCATTCTGGTAAATATCGCCATGGACAGCCTGTTTTCAGGCGATATAAGATTCCGGTGAAAATATTTCTTAAATTTGGTTTGTCATAGATATTCAAATCTAGGAGAATAGGCTTTAGTTTCAACCAAAGCTTGTCATTAAGTAATGTTTGAAGCATAAGAATAGAGGGTTTGTAATGTTTTTTTGCGATTACATTTTACAACTCTCTATTTTTTTATTTCAAATGTTCAACAGACCCTATTTTATAGTTTGCTGCTATTGGCTTTAGCTGCTCGTACGACTTATCAGGAAACATTAGATCGCTGGGTTGGTGCGACAGAAAAAGAGCTGGTTCGAGAATTTGGTGCGCCGCAGAGTAGTTACGAAGTGGAAGGTTCTCGCTTTCTAAAATTTGAAAGAGCGGGACAGTATGTGGTGCCGCCAACGCCGGTTACTTATGAAACGATGGTGGTGAAAAATCGGGCTTATACACGAGCTTATGGCGGCTCAGGCTGCTAGAATTATCGTTTAAACGATGATTAGAGCTTTTTAGCTCGATAGTGCGCGACAACTTTTTTACGAATTTGGTCATAACTCCAATTGTAAAGATAGGTATAGAAGAGAAAGAAGATGAGTAATCCGACTTCAATCATAAAGGCTTCTGTAAGCGAGACACTTAAAATATAAGCAAGCATCGGGATTGTAAAGAGAATGAGTGTTGCCTCAAAACTCAATGCATGCAATATCCGGATGGAAACGGGTCGTTCACCATTAACAAAAGGGAAGAGCTTATCAAATATCCAGTTGAAAACAATATTGAGAAGTAGCGCCGTGACGGAGATTAATACGGAGACTACGCCCATTGCATCTACAGGTTTATGAAGGAGAAAGATTCCGATTAACATCGTAAAGAGAATCGCTAAAACCTCAAAGAGTAGGGCGTGAAAAAAACGTTCTTTCAGTGATCTTACTGTTGCAATAGTCATAATAATTAGGGGAGAGCAGGGATATTAGGCTTATCTGCATGCTCTTTATCGCTCGTTGTGAATAATCACTCCCTTATATCACAAAAGTGTTTAATAAAATAGAGAAAAGGGAAAGAAAAACGCATACTAGAGCGAGGGCTTAAGATATTTTTAAGGCGATCACGCTAGGATGCTAAAAGATACAGAGGAGTGCTTTATGAAAATATTGCTTGTAGAGGATGATCGGTCATTAGGAGAGACTCTCCAAAAGTGGTTAGAGATGGATGGCTATGTGGTTGATTGGGTGATGGATGGAGTGAGTGCACAAAATGTTTTGATCGATACTTATGATTCTGTCCTATTAGATCGAGGGCTTCCCGGCGCTTCTGGAGATATTGTATTGAAGAAGTTGCGAGAGAAAGGGGAGTCGATCCCGATCATTATGATTACTGCGCAAGATAGTATTGCTGATCGGATTGAAGGGTTAGATCTTGGTGCAGATGATTACTTAGTAAAACCTTTTGATCTAGAAGAGTTGAGTGCAAGAATTCGCGCACTCTCTCGGAGATCAGCTCGCAAATTGCAGGCGCTCTTTGAGCATCGAGATGTTATTTTAGATCCTACAACAAAGAGTGTGACTCGCAATGGAGAGAGTATCTCTTTAACTGCTAAAGAGTATGCTGTGTTGCACACTTTAATGCAGAATCCTACACAAATTTTTACGCGAGAGCAGTTAGAAGATAAGTTATATGCTTGGGGAAATGAGGTGGAGAGTAATGCAATAGAGGTCCATATCCACCATCTGCGAAAAAAGCTCGGCAATGATTTTATTAAAACAAGACGTAATTTAGGTTACACGCTAGGTAGTGAATGAGACGATTGAAGAATTTACAACAGTGGTGGCAACAGCGGCGAAAAGGGCAAAAGAGGCTCTACTCTCTTCGTGCAACATTGATGGCGAGTATCGTTGCTTCTACATTATTGGTTTCCGGTGTTAGTCTCTCTATTACGACCTACCTTAGCTGGGATCAGACAAAAGAGGTTCTAGATGAGGCATTAAAACGCTCCGCTCAGACCTTAGCGCAGTTAGCTTATCGTGAGAATTTAGGGGGCCGTCCTGTTAAGGGGCATATGGATTTAGAAGATAATGAGTTCTATTTCCAGATTATCAATCAAGGTGTGGTGATTGCAAAGAGCAGCTCAGCACCCAATCGCCCCTTTATAGCAACGAGTGATCGCCGGGGGTATAAGGGCTTTAATACCATCAAGATTAAGGGCAAGGATTGGCGGGTTTTTCTCTTAAAACCAAGGCATGCAAACTTTGAAGTGCAAGTTGCCCATGCGGTAGAGATGCGCTATCAATTTTTAGAGAAGTTGGCAAAGCAGCTGATTTTAGCGGGAGGAATAGTTTTGTTAATTTCACTTCTCATTAATGGGCTCTTTATCTATTTTGGCTTACGACCATTAACGGTAGTTTCACAACAGATTAAACGGATCTCCTCGAAGAGCTTAACGCCTATTGCAACCCACTCTCGTAGTAAAGAGATCGTTGCCATTGAAGATTCACTTAATATGTTGTTAACCAATTTAGAGACAGCCCGCCGGCATGAAAGACAATTTACCGCGGATGCTTCTCATGAGCTTCGGACTCCAT
This Ignatzschineria indica DNA region includes the following protein-coding sequences:
- a CDS encoding IS5 family transposase, which translates into the protein MLQTLLNDKLWLKLKPILLDLNIYDKPNLRNIFTGILYRLKTGCPWRYLPECFGKYNTVFKAFRRWTKLDKFTKLFKQLIKDPDMEWLSIDGTHIRAHQSSVGIGNPKSEAIAKSAGGNSTKIHLIVDTHGNPLDFLVSDGATHDVKVAPELIKEVELKETKILNADRGYISEDFKMSLLKNEVHPNIPNKKNSLKDNSHMDWHICKARRVVENMFATLKCRIY
- a CDS encoding PACE efflux transporter translates to MTIATVRSLKERFFHALLFEVLAILFTMLIGIFLLHKPVDAMGVVSVLISVTALLLNIVFNWIFDKLFPFVNGERPVSIRILHALSFEATLILFTIPMLAYILSVSLTEAFMIEVGLLIFFLFYTYLYNWSYDQIRKKVVAHYRAKKL
- a CDS encoding response regulator transcription factor, with product MKILLVEDDRSLGETLQKWLEMDGYVVDWVMDGVSAQNVLIDTYDSVLLDRGLPGASGDIVLKKLREKGESIPIIMITAQDSIADRIEGLDLGADDYLVKPFDLEELSARIRALSRRSARKLQALFEHRDVILDPTTKSVTRNGESISLTAKEYAVLHTLMQNPTQIFTREQLEDKLYAWGNEVESNAIEVHIHHLRKKLGNDFIKTRRNLGYTLGSE
- a CDS encoding ATP-binding protein, with translation MRRLKNLQQWWQQRRKGQKRLYSLRATLMASIVASTLLVSGVSLSITTYLSWDQTKEVLDEALKRSAQTLAQLAYRENLGGRPVKGHMDLEDNEFYFQIINQGVVIAKSSSAPNRPFIATSDRRGYKGFNTIKIKGKDWRVFLLKPRHANFEVQVAHAVEMRYQFLEKLAKQLILAGGIVLLISLLINGLFIYFGLRPLTVVSQQIKRISSKSLTPIATHSRSKEIVAIEDSLNMLLTNLETARRHERQFTADASHELRTPLSAIQMKLQLLRRLRPELIADLAPLQHDISRATHLIEHLMLLARLDPLSPDENSDLLKQELLFSVLFSDLNESFKEEATRRGIEIHFHEERVSLCANYDLLYIALKNLINNALKYSPRGSKIEVTSGTIFVNAAKEVSERAIIKVRDNGRGVEPEELARLGQRFYRVLGTDEIGSGLGLSIVKKIVELHRGEMHLRSKPELDGLEVSLIFPVEKR